One genomic region from Aliarcobacter cryaerophilus ATCC 43158 encodes:
- a CDS encoding GGDEF domain-containing protein yields MQKNNNFMKKVLNKEKSLKATVLSLFISIMILLLIIFGVQLIYIDNSQSKRDISEKLKNLSHNLNELIKNSNNQNFRMIEMLSIMNHKDKVDQDKNFEAYVQVLNIQKNFYAVYTGYEDGSFYELINLNINKKLKEVYKASELDRWVLIKIDGNSINKKEITLYDENLNQTAKRVEENSYNPTKRPWYEMAISSGNRAIKTAPYKFSHIDSFGLTFSKELNGSKNVVSVDFLIEDFKNTFKDNINQDTMDMFLFKKGGTIISSITKDEDLLAKFFEENKDLEKFENANIVNVKDTKYIVQIEKLKNSENDDYIILFADYKKTVAPYFSQTFNLILSLFIVCLIMIPLIIYFSKIIVAPIFKLVQESKKIKNRKYDSISKVDSSILEVSILSNSFLDMSKSIYEYQQSLEEKVEQRTKELNIKNEELFKLSITDKLTGLYNRVKLDNVLQENMSLSLRYGNVFSVIIIDIDFFKKINDNFGHQVGDDVLKECSNILSQNIRNVDTLGRWGGEEFLVVCPETLKDGAKDLAIKLNKAIKLHKFSTYPNSVTISVGVASCSLKDLNYDDIISNADKALYEAKNNGRDRVEVF; encoded by the coding sequence TATATTGACAACAGTCAATCTAAAAGAGATATAAGTGAAAAATTAAAAAATCTTTCACATAATTTAAATGAATTAATCAAAAATAGCAATAATCAAAACTTTAGAATGATTGAGATGTTAAGTATTATGAATCATAAAGATAAAGTAGATCAAGATAAAAATTTTGAAGCATATGTACAAGTTTTAAATATCCAAAAGAATTTTTATGCTGTTTATACAGGTTATGAAGATGGAAGTTTCTATGAGCTTATAAATTTAAATATTAATAAAAAATTGAAAGAAGTATATAAAGCAAGTGAACTTGATAGATGGGTTTTAATTAAAATAGATGGGAATAGTATAAATAAAAAAGAGATAACACTTTATGATGAAAATTTAAATCAAACTGCAAAAAGAGTTGAAGAAAATAGTTATAATCCTACAAAAAGACCATGGTATGAGATGGCAATATCTAGTGGAAATAGGGCTATAAAAACAGCTCCATATAAATTTTCACATATTGACTCTTTTGGACTTACTTTTTCAAAAGAGTTAAATGGTAGCAAAAATGTTGTATCTGTTGATTTTTTGATTGAAGATTTCAAAAATACATTTAAAGATAATATAAATCAAGATACTATGGATATGTTTTTATTTAAAAAAGGTGGAACTATAATTTCTTCTATTACAAAAGATGAGGATTTATTAGCTAAATTTTTTGAGGAAAATAAAGATTTAGAGAAATTTGAAAATGCAAATATTGTAAATGTAAAAGATACAAAATATATTGTACAAATTGAAAAACTGAAGAATTCAGAAAATGATGATTATATTATTCTTTTTGCAGATTATAAAAAGACTGTTGCGCCTTATTTTTCTCAAACGTTTAATTTAATATTGAGTTTATTTATTGTTTGTCTTATTATGATACCTTTGATAATATATTTTTCAAAAATTATTGTAGCTCCTATTTTTAAACTTGTTCAAGAGAGTAAAAAAATAAAAAATAGAAAATATGATTCTATTTCAAAAGTGGATAGCTCTATTTTAGAAGTTTCAATTTTATCAAATTCATTTTTGGATATGTCAAAATCTATTTATGAGTATCAACAATCATTAGAAGAAAAAGTAGAACAAAGAACAAAAGAGTTAAATATTAAAAATGAAGAGCTTTTTAAGCTATCAATTACAGATAAATTAACAGGACTTTACAACAGAGTTAAACTAGACAATGTATTACAAGAGAATATGAGCCTATCTTTGAGATATGGGAATGTTTTTTCTGTGATTATTATAGATATAGATTTCTTTAAAAAGATAAATGATAATTTTGGACATCAAGTTGGAGATGATGTTTTAAAAGAGTGTTCAAATATTTTAAGTCAAAATATAAGAAATGTCGATACTTTAGGAAGATGGGGTGGGGAGGAGTTTTTAGTAGTTTGTCCAGAAACTTTAAAAGATGGTGCAAAAGATTTAGCAATAAAACTAAATAAGGCAATTAAGCTTCATAAATTTAGTACTTATCCAAATAGTGTAACTATTAGTGTGGGTGTTGCTTCATGTAGTTTAAAGGACTTAAACTATGATGATATAATCTCAAATGCAGACAAAGCTTTATATGAAGCTAAAAATAATGGAAGAGATAGAGTTGAAGTTTTTTAA
- the cmoB gene encoding tRNA 5-methoxyuridine(34)/uridine 5-oxyacetic acid(34) synthase CmoB — MNIEKLKNKKNECRTWKNVEPWYRELQNAQKIEKTDLKVDFGDWFTIGSRDDLSNEDYETIVKTAKALIPWRKGPFKIFDLEIDSEWQSNLKYNLIRPHFNLKDKIVADIGCNNGYYMFRMLEDKPKRLVGFDPSPLTLHQFEFVNSFVKSDIVYEMLGVEHLEFYNHKFDFIFMLGVLYHRADPVGTLKALNKGLNSKGEIIIDTFMIDGDDEMCLTPNQRYSKIPNIYFIPTIPALKNWLIRAGFENIEVLSTVVTTKDEQRATPWSFDESLEDFLDPNDSSKTVEGYPAPKRVYIKAKKVL; from the coding sequence ATGAATATTGAAAAACTAAAAAACAAAAAAAATGAGTGCAGAACTTGGAAAAATGTAGAGCCTTGGTATAGGGAACTTCAAAATGCACAAAAAATAGAAAAAACAGATTTAAAAGTTGATTTTGGAGATTGGTTTACTATTGGTTCTCGAGATGATTTAAGCAATGAAGATTATGAAACTATCGTTAAAACAGCAAAAGCTTTGATACCTTGGAGAAAAGGACCTTTTAAGATTTTTGACCTTGAAATTGATAGTGAGTGGCAAAGTAATCTAAAATATAATCTAATAAGACCACACTTTAATCTAAAAGATAAAATTGTTGCAGATATTGGCTGTAACAATGGATACTATATGTTTAGAATGCTTGAAGATAAACCAAAAAGATTGGTAGGTTTTGATCCATCACCTCTAACTTTACATCAGTTTGAGTTTGTAAATTCTTTTGTAAAGTCTGATATTGTTTATGAGATGTTAGGTGTTGAGCATTTGGAATTTTATAATCATAAGTTTGATTTTATTTTTATGTTGGGAGTTTTATATCATAGAGCTGATCCAGTTGGAACTTTAAAGGCATTAAATAAAGGATTAAATAGTAAAGGTGAAATTATAATAGATACATTTATGATAGATGGAGATGATGAAATGTGTTTAACTCCAAATCAAAGATACTCTAAAATTCCAAATATCTATTTTATTCCTACAATTCCTGCTTTAAAAAATTGGTTAATAAGAGCTGGATTTGAAAATATTGAAGTATTATCAACAGTTGTTACAACAAAAGATGAACAAAGAGCTACTCCTTGGAGTTTTGATGAGAGTTTAGAAGATTTTTTAGATCCAAATGATAGTAGTAAAACAGTTGAAGGTTATCCTGCTCCAAAAAGAGTATATATAAAAGCTAAAAAAGTTTTATAA
- a CDS encoding GGDEF domain-containing protein, producing the protein MRNSIIELIKQSAFDKVVFETLDSIFKLYEQLQYSSNLNQLASDIFLWLEEEFAIKNMVFSLFDINKNNKTDILAKGDKFYLDDDLSQFFIINTHTNLNATISFCASSEEHSLFLENKYNSIEATFFIISTIVQNAILKKNFIDSSSLDSVTNVFSSHYFIENLSSYLKLSNNKQNEIFLLMIGIDRFKAVVDEFNYEIADKVLIELARVIHSNINEFDIVGRLETDTFLVSILSNDDENQACEVAKKIISDFSKARVIVDEGTRQTLQKTVSIGFEKFVLNSNMSLDDAIKNADIALVEAKNKGRGEFLKFSKINSIDNFKLF; encoded by the coding sequence ATGAGAAATAGTATTATAGAGTTAATTAAACAATCTGCATTTGACAAGGTAGTATTTGAAACATTGGATAGTATTTTTAAGCTATATGAACAGCTTCAATACTCTTCAAATTTAAACCAACTTGCAAGTGATATTTTTTTATGGCTAGAAGAAGAGTTTGCTATAAAAAATATGGTATTTTCATTATTTGATATAAACAAAAATAATAAAACTGATATTTTAGCAAAAGGTGATAAATTTTATTTAGATGATGATTTATCACAATTTTTTATAATAAACACACATACAAATTTAAATGCAACTATATCTTTTTGTGCATCATCAGAAGAACACTCTTTATTTTTAGAAAATAAATATAACTCAATTGAAGCAACATTTTTTATTATTTCAACAATTGTTCAAAATGCTATTTTAAAGAAAAACTTTATTGACTCTTCTTCTCTTGATTCTGTTACAAATGTATTCTCAAGTCACTATTTTATTGAAAATCTATCTTCATACCTTAAGTTGTCAAATAACAAACAAAATGAGATTTTTTTACTTATGATAGGAATAGATAGATTTAAAGCCGTAGTTGATGAGTTTAATTATGAAATTGCAGATAAAGTTTTAATAGAATTAGCAAGAGTTATTCACTCAAATATAAATGAGTTTGATATTGTAGGAAGACTTGAGACAGATACTTTTTTAGTATCTATTTTAAGTAATGATGATGAAAATCAAGCTTGTGAAGTTGCAAAAAAAATTATTAGTGATTTCTCAAAAGCTAGAGTAATTGTAGATGAAGGAACTAGACAAACTCTACAAAAAACAGTTAGTATTGGTTTTGAAAAATTTGTCTTAAACTCAAATATGTCACTTGACGATGCTATAAAAAATGCTGATATTGCACTAGTTGAAGCAAAAAATAAAGGAAGAGGAGAGTTCTTGAAATTTTCAAAAATAAATAGTATTGATAATTTCAAGCTTTTTTAA